Proteins encoded in a region of the Benincasa hispida cultivar B227 chromosome 2, ASM972705v1, whole genome shotgun sequence genome:
- the LOC120071586 gene encoding SPX domain-containing protein 1-like, translating into MKFGKSLSNQIEETLPEWRDKFLSYKDLKKKLKLVQPKSGDINRPSKKPKLDADADSISNEVIDFITLLEKELEKFNSFFVEKEEEYIIRLKELQDSVAKAKDFDEELIQIRKEIVDFHGEMVLLENYSALNYTGLAKILKKYDKRTGALIRLPFIQKVLQQPFFTTDLLYKLVKECEAMLDRLFPANEQPALAEAADSNEGCAPRASSTATPNNDGILGMPKELAEIEHMESVYMKSTLSALRVLKEIRSGSSTVNEFSLPPLQINGLEGTWKKVPVLEQEAVAK; encoded by the exons ATGAAATTCGGGAAAAGTCTCAGCAACCAAATCGAAGAGACCTTGCCGGAATGGCGGGACAAATTCCTCTCCTACAAGGACCTTAAGAAGAAGCTCAAACTTGTACAGCCTAAGTCCGGCGACATTAACCGGCCATCCAAAAAGCCCAAGCTCGACGCCGACGCCGATTCCATCTCCAATGAAGTCATTGATTTCATTACTCTCTTAGAAAAGGAACTCGAGAAATTCAATTCGTTCTTCGTCGAGAAGGAGGAGGAGTACATAATCAGATTGAAG GAGTTACAAGATAGTGTAGCTAAAGCAAAAGACTTTGACGAAGAGTTGATACAAATTCGTAAAGAGATTGTTGACTTTCATGGCGAGATGGTTTTGTTGGAGAATTACAGTGCTCTTAACTATACAG GCCTTGCTAAAATCCTCAAGAAGTATGACAAAAGAACAGGTGCACTTATTCGCCTACCCTTTATACAGAAGGTACTGCAACAGCCCTTCTTCACCACAGACCTACTCTATAAGCTTGTCAAAGAGTGTGAGGCAATGCTAGACCGCCTCTTCCCTGCAAATGAACAGCCTGCATTGGCCGAGGCAGCTGACAGCAATGAGGGATGTGCTCCTAGAGCATCTTCCACAGCCACCCCGAACAACGATGGGATTCTTGGAATGCCTAAGGAACTAGCAGAGATTGAGCACATGGAGAGCGTGTATATGAAGAGCACGCTGTCAGCGTTGCGAGTTCTGAAAGAAATTCGAAGTGGAAGCTCGACTGTCAATGAATTTTCATTGCCACCATTACAGATAAATGGACTAGAGGGGACATGGAAAAAAGTCCCTGTGCTTGAACAGGAAGCCGTAGCTAAGTAG